The sequence ACGGACTATACCCCTGTTACCTTCCTGATAAGGCTCCCAGTAATAGCGCTGTGTGCCTATCAATCCGGTGAGGGTTAAGCCTGTTACCGGCTGGAATTTTGCCCTGAATCCCCTGATCGAATTGTCGTAACCCAACTGCCATTCCTCATATGCACGTAATATCAGGCCGTTGCCAAACTGCTCGTAGAAATTCCCGGCCGTCAGCTCCAGCTTGTCCCATTTGTACTTAACATAATAATAAGGGATGCCTGCTCCTTCATAAGCAGGATCAAATCCGGCCAACGGAGGGAGATAGGCTTCAAACCGCAATCCGGCTTCAAAATTGCCGTTGGTATAGGCAATATTCCCAAATGCATTCATCCTGAAATATTTGCCGTTTAAAGAACTGTCGGTGATCCCCAGCTTGGAATCTTCTCCATAATAGGCCCCGTCGATCTGAAAATTGCCGTGTACCTGTCCGTTTTCCAGGAATGACTGGCTGATCCCCCGCAGAGGGAATATCATGCCGAGGAGCAACCCGATAATGATGATCTTCTTCATGAATATATTTTTGGGTTTTGGGTTAACAGCTTAATGACTTTCAACGGATTCGCCTTTAGCGACTTTCCTGACCGTGTCGATCAGCTCCAACTCGGCCCCTTCGGCAAAAGATGTGTGTTGCCAAACGATGTTCCCTTCCCCGTCGAGCAGAAACGTATGCGGGATCATATTCACACCCATCGCTCTCTTGAAATCCCCATTGGGATCAAGCAAAATCTCATATTCCCAACTGTTGCCGCTGGCGAAAGGCAATACCTTGGAACTGGAACGCGCATCATCAATACTGACCGCATAAAGCTTAACCCCGGTCTCTTCCTGCCAGTCTTCGTAAACATCCGCAATGGTATTCAGCTCCTTGATGCAGGGCTTGCACCATAAGGCCCAAAAACTTACTATTATGGGTTTGCCGTCGTTGCTTATGTCCTGCGTGTTAAACGACTTGCCATCGGTGGTCTTGACATCAACGGAAGGAAGCTTTCTCGATCTGGCCTCTTTTTCCTGTGCCATGATCCCTGTAATCATTAGTGCTGCAATTGCGATCAGGATGAGTCTTTTCATAAAAGATTGGATTTAATATTGAATGATTTAAATATATATAGCTGTTATTTAACGCCAAATGTAAAAATAAATTATCAAACCCGTTATTGTATGGGGTTTAATTGCTCAACGGATGTAAATTTCCAGCAGTTCACTGTCCGTATATGGTATGATAGTGATCTCCTCGGTAATCGCCGGCACCAGGATGGCTTCCCCGGGTTTCAGTTTTTCCGTTCCTCCGGGATACTGTATACCTGCCATTCCCTGGGTACAGACGTAAGCTACGAATGAATCGAGGGCTGAAAGATCCTTGAAAACCGATTTTCCTGAAAGATGGATCACATTGGTGGTAAAATGCTCACAGTCGGCCAGGGGTAGCGTCTGGTTGGGATTTTTTCCGATCGGGGTCTTATAGTCGTTATGCACATTAAAATCAATAGCATCCAGGGCTTCCTCCAGATGCAGTTCCCTTGGTTTTCCTTCATCGTCGGTGCGGTTCCAGTCGAAAATGCGATAGGTGGTATCCGATGTTTCCTGGATTTCTGCCAGCAGGATACCGGGTCCCAGGGCGTGCACCCTTCCTGCAGGCATAAAAAACACATCTCCTTTTTCAACATCTTCAAAATTCAGGATTTCCTGAAGCCGGCCTTCCTCAAGATACCTGAGGTATTCGTTCCGGTCGCTCTGGCGGCTGAATCCCGAGATCAAACGGGCACCGGGTTCTGCTTCCAGGATATACCACATCTCCGTCTTACCCCTGCCAATCTTTCGTTGCATGGCAAGTGCGTCATCAGGATGCACCTGTATCGATAACCAATCGTTTGCATCAATGATCTTCACCAGTACAGGAAACTCCTGCCCAAAACGGTTGTAGTTTTCTTCTCCGACGAGATCATACATGTAAACTTCTATCAGTTCGTTAAGGTTATTTCCTTCCAGGAAGCCGTTGGTCACAATGGATTCGTTGCCTTCAACCCCGGAAAGGATCCAGGCTTCGCCACATTTCTGTATCGGGGCGCCCATAAAGGTTTCCATTTTGCGGCCTCCCCATATCTTTTCCTTGAAAATGGGGTCGAACTTAAGAGGGTACAACTGATTCATGCTGATTTTAATTATGTATCTTTGACGCTCGCAAAGTTATCATTTTTCAGGAGTCAAGACAATGAAGAATATCTGTGTGTTTTGCGGGTCATCAAGGGGATACCGTGGTGTTTACGCTGAGGCTGCTGCCGGATTTGCAGAGGCGTTGGCACAGGAAGGCCTCGATCTTGTGTATGGCGGTGCCAATATCGGCCTTATGAAGGTAGTGGCCGATAAAGTCCTGGAAATGGAAGGGAAAGTATATGGGGTTATGCCCCGTGATCTGGCCGGGAAAGAAATTGCCCACGAAGGGATCACGGAAATGCATATCGTCGAAACCATGTCGCAACGCAAGGAACGTATGGCTGCCATGTCGGACGCCTTCGTAGTGCTGCCCGGCGGTGTGGGTACCCTCGATGAACTTTTCGAAGTGCTTAGCTGGAACCAGCTTGGGATCATGAAAAAACCCGTTGGGATCCTGAATGTCGCCGGTTTCTACGACCACCTCGTCCATTTCCTGGAACATGCCCTGGAAGAGAAGTTCCTGAGACAAGAACATAGCAGAAACCTTGTTGTGGAGGTTGACCCCGGCTTACTGATTAAAAAACTGCGCGATTTCAGGTTCACCGAAGCAGAAGAATGGGTGGAGAGACTAAAAATTAAAGGATATTGAGAATCGGAGATCGATGAGCACAAAATATTTTATACAGGAAGAAAATCACCAGGTTCGCTGCACGCTTTGTCCGCATAACTGCAGAATCAGCGAGGGGGAACGTGGCATTTGCCGGGTACGTAAGAATGAAGGCGGGACGCTGGTTGCGGAAAACTATGGTTTGGTTAGTTCGCTTGCGCTTGATCCCATTGAAAAAAAGCCTTTGTATCATTTTTTTCCGGGTAGCCGGATACTCTCTGCCGGGACGGTTGGCTGTAACTTACGATGTAAGTTCTGTCAGAACTTTGAGATCAGCCAGAGCGGGGTGGACGAACATTCCGGGTTGCGACAGTTCACGCCGGAAGAAATGGTTGCCCTTGCCCTGAAGGAACACAACAATATCGGGATCGCTTATACCTATAACGAACCTTTGATATGGTTTGAATATGTGATGGATACAGCAAGGCTGGCTAAGGAATCCGGACTGAAGAACGTGATGGTAACCAATGGCTTTGCTTCGCCTGAACCTCTGGATGAGTTGCTTCCGCTGATAGATGC comes from Bacteroidota bacterium and encodes:
- a CDS encoding TlpA family protein disulfide reductase; this encodes MKRLILIAIAALMITGIMAQEKEARSRKLPSVDVKTTDGKSFNTQDISNDGKPIIVSFWALWCKPCIKELNTIADVYEDWQEETGVKLYAVSIDDARSSSKVLPFASGNSWEYEILLDPNGDFKRAMGVNMIPHTFLLDGEGNIVWQHTSFAEGAELELIDTVRKVAKGESVESH
- a CDS encoding class I mannose-6-phosphate isomerase, which codes for MNQLYPLKFDPIFKEKIWGGRKMETFMGAPIQKCGEAWILSGVEGNESIVTNGFLEGNNLNELIEVYMYDLVGEENYNRFGQEFPVLVKIIDANDWLSIQVHPDDALAMQRKIGRGKTEMWYILEAEPGARLISGFSRQSDRNEYLRYLEEGRLQEILNFEDVEKGDVFFMPAGRVHALGPGILLAEIQETSDTTYRIFDWNRTDDEGKPRELHLEEALDAIDFNVHNDYKTPIGKNPNQTLPLADCEHFTTNVIHLSGKSVFKDLSALDSFVAYVCTQGMAGIQYPGGTEKLKPGEAILVPAITEEITIIPYTDSELLEIYIR
- a CDS encoding TIGR00730 family Rossman fold protein; its protein translation is MKNICVFCGSSRGYRGVYAEAAAGFAEALAQEGLDLVYGGANIGLMKVVADKVLEMEGKVYGVMPRDLAGKEIAHEGITEMHIVETMSQRKERMAAMSDAFVVLPGGVGTLDELFEVLSWNQLGIMKKPVGILNVAGFYDHLVHFLEHALEEKFLRQEHSRNLVVEVDPGLLIKKLRDFRFTEAEEWVERLKIKGY
- a CDS encoding radical SAM protein; the encoded protein is MSTKYFIQEENHQVRCTLCPHNCRISEGERGICRVRKNEGGTLVAENYGLVSSLALDPIEKKPLYHFFPGSRILSAGTVGCNLRCKFCQNFEISQSGVDEHSGLRQFTPEEMVALALKEHNNIGIAYTYNEPLIWFEYVMDTARLAKESGLKNVMVTNGFASPEPLDELLPLIDA